Proteins encoded together in one Streptomyces sp. B1I3 window:
- a CDS encoding nitrite/sulfite reductase, producing MAASPEQPATATPRRKAGRHRGEGQWAMGHFTPLNGNEQFKKDDDSLNVRTRIETIYSKRGFDSIDPNDLRGRMRWWGLYTQRRAGIDGGKTAVLEPEELEDSYFMLRVRIDGGRLTTAQLRVIGEISEQYARGTADITDRQNVQMHWIRIEDVPAIWEKLEAVGLSTTEACGDCPRVIIGSPVAGIAADEIIDGTPAVDEIHDRYIGSPEFSNLPRKFKTAISGSPVQDVVHEINDIAFVGVDHPEHGPGFDVWVGGGLSTNPRLAERLGTWVPLDEVPDVWAGVVGIFRDYGYRRLRTRARLKFLMADWGPEKFRQVLEDEYLKRPLLDGPAPAEPSSRWRDHIGVHQQQDGRFYVGFAPRVGRVDGSTLAKVAELAEAHGSGRVRTTVEQKMIILDVEQDRVESLSAGLEALDFQVKPSTFRRGTMACTGIEFCKLAIVETKARGAALIDELERRLPDFEEPLTININGCPNACARIQTADIGLKGQLMLDADGNQVEGYQVHLGGALGLEAGFGRKVRGLKVTSAELPDYVERVLGRFQEEREDDERFATWAARASAESLS from the coding sequence ATGGCCGCCAGCCCGGAACAGCCTGCTACCGCCACGCCCCGCCGCAAGGCCGGACGGCACCGTGGTGAAGGTCAGTGGGCCATGGGTCACTTCACCCCGCTCAACGGGAACGAGCAGTTCAAGAAGGACGACGACAGTCTCAACGTGCGGACACGCATTGAGACGATCTACTCCAAGCGCGGCTTCGACTCGATCGACCCCAACGACCTGCGTGGGCGGATGCGCTGGTGGGGCCTCTACACCCAGCGCCGGGCCGGCATCGACGGCGGCAAGACCGCGGTGCTGGAGCCCGAGGAGCTCGAGGACTCGTACTTCATGCTGCGGGTGCGCATCGACGGCGGGAGGCTGACGACCGCGCAGCTGCGGGTGATCGGTGAGATCTCCGAGCAGTACGCGCGCGGGACGGCCGACATCACCGACCGGCAGAACGTCCAGATGCACTGGATCCGCATCGAGGACGTCCCGGCGATCTGGGAGAAGCTGGAGGCCGTCGGGCTCTCCACGACCGAGGCCTGCGGTGACTGCCCCCGCGTGATCATCGGCTCGCCCGTGGCGGGCATCGCCGCGGACGAGATCATCGACGGCACGCCCGCGGTGGACGAGATCCACGACCGGTACATCGGCAGCCCGGAGTTCTCCAACCTGCCGCGCAAGTTCAAGACCGCGATCTCCGGCTCGCCCGTCCAGGACGTGGTGCACGAGATCAACGACATTGCCTTCGTCGGTGTCGACCACCCCGAGCACGGTCCGGGCTTCGACGTCTGGGTCGGCGGTGGCCTGTCCACCAACCCGCGGCTGGCCGAACGCCTGGGTACCTGGGTGCCGTTGGACGAGGTGCCCGATGTCTGGGCCGGTGTCGTCGGCATCTTCCGCGACTACGGCTACCGCCGTCTCCGCACGCGCGCCCGCCTCAAGTTCCTGATGGCCGACTGGGGTCCCGAGAAGTTCCGTCAGGTGCTGGAGGACGAGTACCTGAAGCGTCCGCTACTGGACGGTCCCGCCCCCGCCGAACCCTCCTCGCGCTGGCGCGACCACATCGGCGTCCACCAGCAGCAGGACGGCCGTTTCTACGTGGGCTTCGCCCCGCGCGTCGGCCGGGTGGACGGCTCCACCCTGGCCAAGGTCGCGGAGCTGGCCGAGGCACACGGTTCGGGCCGGGTGCGCACCACCGTCGAGCAGAAGATGATCATCCTCGATGTGGAGCAGGACCGGGTCGAGTCCCTCTCCGCCGGGCTGGAGGCGCTGGACTTCCAGGTGAAGCCCTCCACCTTCCGCCGCGGCACGATGGCCTGCACGGGCATCGAGTTCTGCAAGCTGGCGATCGTCGAGACGAAGGCGCGCGGCGCCGCGCTCATCGACGAACTGGAGCGCCGCCTGCCGGACTTCGAGGAACCGCTCACGATCAACATCAACGGCTGCCCCAACGCCTGTGCCCGCATCCAGACCGCGGACATCGGTCTCAAGGGCCAGCTCATGCTCGACGCCGACGGCAACCAGGTCGAGGGCTACCAGGTGCACCTCGGTGGCGCGCTCGGCCTGGAGGCCGGCTTCGGCCGCAAGGTCCGCGGCCTGAAGGTCACTTCGGCCGAACTGCCCGACTACGTCGAGCGGGTCCTCGGCAGGTTCCAGGAGGAGCGCGAGGACGACGAGCGCTTCGCGACCTGGGCGGCACGGGCCAGTGCGGAGTCGCTGTCATGA
- a CDS encoding phosphoadenylyl-sulfate reductase, translated as MTDTLHAAELTDQALKELAEQAGRDLEDASALEILTWATDTFGKKFCVTSSMEDAVVAHLASRALPGVDVVFLDTGYHFPETIGTRDAVEAVMDVNVITLTPRRSVAEQDAEYGPGLHDRDPDLCCALRKVKPLEEGLTAYAAWATGLRRDESPSRANTPVVGWDAKRRKVKVSPIARWTQDDVDAYVAEHGVLTNPLLMDGYASVGCAPCTRRVLEGEDARAGRWAGRGKTECGLHG; from the coding sequence ATGACGGACACCCTGCACGCCGCCGAGCTCACCGACCAGGCACTGAAGGAGCTCGCCGAACAGGCCGGCCGCGACCTGGAGGACGCCTCGGCCCTCGAGATCCTCACGTGGGCGACGGACACCTTCGGCAAGAAGTTCTGCGTCACCTCCTCCATGGAGGACGCCGTCGTCGCGCACCTCGCCTCCCGGGCCCTGCCCGGCGTCGACGTGGTCTTCCTCGACACCGGCTACCACTTCCCCGAGACCATCGGGACGCGGGACGCGGTCGAGGCCGTGATGGACGTCAACGTCATCACCCTGACGCCACGCCGGTCCGTGGCCGAGCAGGACGCCGAGTACGGCCCCGGACTGCACGACCGCGACCCCGACCTGTGCTGCGCCCTGCGCAAGGTGAAGCCGCTGGAGGAGGGCCTGACCGCGTACGCCGCGTGGGCGACCGGGCTGCGCCGCGACGAGTCCCCCTCCCGGGCGAACACGCCCGTCGTCGGCTGGGACGCCAAGCGCCGCAAGGTCAAGGTCTCGCCCATCGCCCGCTGGACCCAGGACGACGTGGACGCCTACGTCGCCGAGCACGGTGTACTGACCAACCCGCTGCTGATGGACGGTTACGCCTCCGTCGGCTGCGCGCCCTGCACCCGGCGGGTGCTGGAGGGCGAGGACGCCCGGGCCGGCCGCTGGGCCGGGCGCGGCAAGACCGAATGCGGGCTGCACGGCTGA
- the cysC gene encoding adenylyl-sulfate kinase → MSVTETGATVWLTGLPSAGKTTIAYELAGRLRGDGHRVEVLDGDEIREFLSAGLGFSREDRHTNVQRIGFVAELLAANGVKVLVPVIAPYADSRDAVRKRHQAEDTAYLEVHVATPVEVCSVRDVKGLYAKQAAGEISGLTGVDDPYEAPESPDLRIESHRQTVQESAAALHALLTERGLA, encoded by the coding sequence ATGAGCGTGACGGAGACGGGAGCCACCGTCTGGCTCACCGGTCTGCCGAGCGCCGGCAAGACCACCATCGCGTACGAACTGGCGGGCCGGCTGCGCGGCGACGGGCACCGGGTCGAGGTTCTGGACGGTGACGAGATCCGGGAGTTCCTCTCCGCGGGCCTCGGCTTCTCCCGCGAGGACCGGCACACCAACGTCCAGCGGATCGGCTTCGTCGCCGAACTGCTGGCCGCCAACGGCGTCAAGGTGCTCGTCCCGGTCATCGCACCGTACGCCGACAGCCGTGACGCGGTCCGCAAGCGCCACCAGGCCGAGGACACCGCGTATCTGGAGGTGCACGTCGCGACCCCGGTCGAGGTGTGCTCCGTCCGCGACGTGAAAGGGCTGTACGCCAAGCAGGCGGCGGGCGAGATCAGCGGCCTCACCGGGGTCGACGACCCCTACGAGGCACCCGAGTCGCCGGATCTGCGGATCGAGTCGCACCGGCAGACCGTGCAGGAGTCCGCAGCGGCGCTTCACGCGCTGCTCACCGAGAGGGGCCTGGCGTGA
- the cysD gene encoding sulfate adenylyltransferase subunit CysD: protein MTTVATVPEGTDHPYALSHLDSLESEAVHIFREVAGEFERPVILFSGGKDSILMLHLALKAFAPAPIPFTLLHVDTGHNFPEVLEYRDRTVEKHGLRLHVASVQDYIDAGKLRERPDGTRNPLQTVPLTEAIQQHRFDAVFGGGRRDEEKARAKERVFSLRDEFSQWDPRRQRPELWQLYNGRHAPGEHVRVFPISNWTELDVWQYIEREGIELPQIYFAHEREVFNRSGMWLTAGDWGGPKDHETVETRQVRYRTVGDMSCTGAVDSDATTLDAVITEIAASRLTERGATRADDKMSEAAMEDRKREGYF from the coding sequence GTGACGACCGTCGCCACCGTGCCGGAAGGCACCGACCACCCGTACGCGCTCAGCCACCTCGACTCCCTGGAGTCGGAGGCGGTCCACATCTTCCGTGAGGTGGCGGGTGAGTTCGAGCGGCCGGTGATCCTGTTCTCCGGCGGCAAGGACTCGATCCTGATGCTGCACCTGGCGCTGAAGGCCTTCGCCCCCGCCCCCATCCCCTTCACGCTCCTGCACGTGGACACCGGGCACAACTTCCCCGAGGTCCTCGAATACCGCGACCGCACCGTCGAGAAGCACGGACTGCGCCTGCACGTCGCCTCCGTCCAGGACTACATCGACGCCGGCAAACTCCGCGAGCGTCCCGACGGCACCCGCAACCCCCTGCAGACGGTCCCGCTCACCGAGGCCATCCAGCAGCACCGCTTCGACGCCGTGTTCGGCGGCGGACGCCGCGACGAGGAGAAGGCCCGCGCCAAGGAACGCGTCTTCTCCCTGCGCGACGAGTTCTCCCAGTGGGACCCCCGCCGCCAGCGCCCCGAACTGTGGCAGCTCTACAACGGCCGCCACGCCCCCGGCGAACACGTCCGCGTCTTCCCCATCTCCAACTGGACCGAGCTGGACGTCTGGCAGTACATCGAGCGCGAAGGCATCGAACTCCCCCAGATCTACTTCGCCCACGAACGCGAGGTCTTCAACCGCTCCGGCATGTGGCTCACCGCCGGGGACTGGGGCGGGCCCAAGGACCACGAGACGGTCGAGACCCGGCAGGTGCGCTACCGCACCGTCGGCGACATGTCCTGCACCGGCGCCGTCGACTCCGACGCCACGACCCTGGACGCCGTGATCACCGAGATCGCCGCCTCCCGCCTCACCGAGCGGGGCGCGACCCGCGCCGACGACAAGATGTCCGAGGCCGCGATGGAAGACCGCAAGCGCGAGGGGTACTTCTAA